GCCACCGAAAACGATCGGGGGGTGCGGCTTCTGCACCGGCTTCGGGCCGATGTAGGAGCTGGGAATATTGAAGAACTTTCCGGAGAACTTGACAGGATCATCCGCCCAGATTGTCTTCAAGACCTGTACAAATTCATCGGCCCGCCGTCCGCGAGTCTTGAATTCGACGCCCGCCGTCTCGATTTCATCGGGGGACCAGCCGACTCCGAATCCACAGATCAGCCTGCCATTCGAAAGCACATCCAGCGTTGCAAGCCGGCGCGCCAGGTCCAGTGGTTCGTGATTGCTGAGAACGATGACGCTGCTTCCGAGCCGGATGCGCGAGGTCACCGCGGCTGCAAACGTAAGCGATTCGATCGGATCGAAAACGATCTTGTACTCCTCCGGAAGCTTGCCGTCCGGCGACGCAGGGTAAGGCACCTTCGGATGGACCGGCACCAGGGTCCGCTCGAGCACCCAGAGCGAGTCATAGCCAAGCGTTTCCGCATGCTGCGCTACCGACCGGATCGCCTCTGCCGAGGCAAGTTGTCCGACGTGTGGTAGTGAAAGCCCGAATTTCAGCATCTGATATTTACTCCTCTCAACGCTCCATAGCGCGGTCACTGCGTTTTTTCGATGTCAGCCTCTGCGGATTTCGGAGCCGGGGAACCGGATCTGAATGCGATAAACCTTTTTGATCCGGCATTCGATAGCGCCGGTCTTCAGATCAAACCGTTCGGGCACATCGAGGCGGTGGATGTCCACCACGGCGTGATAACCGCGTTCGGAAAACACGTCGATCAGCATGGCGAGAGCGAGCGGATCATCGAGCACGGGATCTTCGGTGTTGATGTGTGCGATGCCGGAGATGGCGTGCCGCAGCACGATCGGAATCATTTTCTTTTCGATGAATGAGACCACGCCGGCGAACAGCTGGCTGTAGTCGTGTTCGTAGCTGTCGAGGCGCTTGACCATCTCCTGCCGGGCATGGACCGTGATCGCGCTCGCCACCGGCACCCCATGCAGTCGATCGACGGTCCGGGGATCGAGTTCGAGCGTGCTCTGGTACTGCAGCTCGTCCAGGATGTTCTTTTCGACTTCTTCGAACGTGCCCTGGGCGCTGATGAAGTGATAGTGAAAGATCTCCTTCAACGATTGCAGCGCGTCCCAGGTCTGCTCTTTGAACGTCTGATACCGGCGGCGGGCGAGAGCTTCGTCGTGGTCGGTCGGGCGATCCTCGAGCAACGCTCCCATTCCCGAGCGCACCACTTCGGAGTTGTGGTCGTACGTTTCGCGCCCGCGCTTCAACTGCCGGATGACGGATTCGGTCTCATCGACGAACAGAACCATGATGTGGATTGTCGGGCGGGGAAAATGTGCGCGTGACGGACCGTTATAGAAGCTCTGCCGGAGTTCATTGAGCTTGTCGACCAGCAGTTTCAGGGACTCGACCTGAACTTTCGTTCGCGGAAAACCGTCGAGGATCACGCCATGCTCGTATTCCTTGCGAAGCAGCTCTCGCAGGACGAGGCCGATCACTTCCCGATCGCCGACCATGTTGCCCGCGTCTTTCAGGGCTTTTGCCTCCGGCGAGTCGAGCAGGGCACTGATCACGATGGGCGGACAGATGATGCCGCGGGTCTTCGCGATGAACGCGGTGTTGGTTCCTTTACCGGCGCCGGGCGCGCCGCCCAGCAGAATGATTTCCTTCGGAAATCGGAGGCGTTCGCGGCCGAACTCGTCCTCGAGTTCCTGCCAGGCCGATTGAAAAATCAGCTGGGCGTCCTTGATCTCGAGATCGGCCGATTTGTCGGAGCCGGGTTTTGGGGCAGTTTCCGAAAGTTGCATGCGGGCGAAGATTAACCTCGAACGGGACGATCCGCAATTAGAGATTAACTATGAGCCCTGCGAGGGCAGGCTTGAAATCCGGACAACGCGATCTGCAAGCTGGATCTGGAGGCTGTACGCGGCATCGCTCAAATCGGGAAAAATGAACTCCCCCCAGTCGCTGAGCGGAGAACTGGCGATGTGGTCCCCGTCTTGAACCAGGTCGACGTGGGCCGAAGGGTCGGCAATCGGAGAGGCATTTTTCTGTGAAACCTGGCCGGTCAGCGTGATTTTCCGGCTGCCGGAAGGCCGGATCGAGATCGCAACCTCGATGTCGGCCGCCTCATAAGTCATCTCGCGGGAGCCGCCTTCAGAGCGGCGAACGCCGGCGGTAGCTGGACTGGATAAGCTGTCGAATGTTAAAGATGCAAGGATATAATTGCCGAATTGCTTTAAGTAGTCCGGGCGCCGGGCGAGGCGCAGAACCGAGTCCAGCGCCGCCTGCGGCGGTTCGAATTCCATTTCCTGGGGGCCGAGATCCGCTGATGCCTGCATCCATGAGAGGCGATCCATGCATACGGCGCAATCTTCGAGGTGCGATTTGGAGGCATCGTCCAGTTCTACCTTCATTTTCGCGAACTCGAACAGGGCGCCGACGCCAACATGGCTGTTATTCCTGAGAGTCATAATCATAGTGTCTACTGTTAAGTGGCCGCTAAACCCGAAAAAAGTACGGGGGCGGAAAAATTCGGGAATTCAACGCTCGTAGCCCTGATTCTCCAATAACTTACCTAGCCGTTCAAGACACCGGTCACGGGTAAACCCGATGGAGTTAGACGACAAACCAAGCCGTTTGGCGATTTCCGCATACGTCGGAAAGGGGTCCTCAAAAAAAAGCGCCTGGATCACCTGCTTGCATCGCGGACTGAGTTGCTCGATGCCAGTCCGGATCATGTGTTCCTGATCCAGCCGCCGGACCAAACCTCCACTAGGGTCATCGGACAAACTGTCGCTTTCCAATAGACCCACCATGGCGGGATCGCTCTGATTTTTCTGCCGGAAACGGTAACACTTCCGGACCGCAATCCGGACGAGCCAGGCTTGAAGCCGGTCCAGATCCCGGAGAAGCCGGAGTTCCTGAAAGCAGTCGAGCCAGACAGCCTGGAAAATTTCCATCGCGTCCTCGCGTGGGAGCCCGTATTTGTAGGGAATCGAATAGATCAGTCGTTTGTAGCGGTTGACGATGATTTCCCAGGCGTCGCCGTCGCCGTCGAGGCAGGCGCGGATCAGTTCCGGATCGCTGCGTTCGGAGGCGGGCATTAAAGCGGCCCGCGGACCTGCCGATAAAGAGGTTGAGGTCTTGGCATATGCGATTTGTGCGAGTGCAATACGACGGTTACAACCGGCAATTCAAATTGGCCGATCGCGAGTTCGCTTCCGAACTTGAAGCCGGTGGCACGTATCTGATCGCGGATCTTTCGCCTTCCGACTTCATTCCCGTCGGCGAACTGGAACTCGAGATCGCTAAGGCGCGATTGGACTAGTCTTCGAGTCGGCCGGGCCTTCGAAAACGGCCTCGGGAAAATGGTTGTTATCCTGGCAAACATACTCGAAAAGGTCCAACCCCTCCGTCCAACGCAGGTTGAACCCGCTTGACCATGGCGCAGTGTAAGCGCCCGGGTCGTCGATCGTCACTTCATATTTCAAGGTTCGGGCATCGCTGCGCGTGAAGCGCTCGGTGAGATGCAGCCTGTCGGTGTGCGGCAGGCCGTCGCGGCTCAGCCAGAACTTTTCATTGAAGCCGACGGCATCGACGACCAGCGTATCGCCTTCCCAATGGCCGATCGAATCCCCGTAATAGCTGGGCAGCAGGTTTTTGGGATGTTCCTTCCGGTCCATATAAATGGTGCGGAACGAATGCGGTCCGCCGATGTCGAAAATGAAAACGCGTTGAAGCTCCGGCATTTCCACAATCTCAAATCCGTAGGGCGTCACGAACTCGCGTGGTCCGCCCGAAGGCTTGCATCGGGCATGCGGCTCAAAGCGGAGCGTTTCGGCATGACGTTCGTTGACCATCGCTCGCGCCCAATCCTGGAGCGGAACATCTTTGATATCGATCCAGGCATTGAGCGTGGTACGCGCCTCGTAGCTCTTCGGATTGATGACGAGGCGCCCGTCACCCTGCCAGACACCGGATTTCCCGGGCACGGCCGCTAAATTGAC
The sequence above is drawn from the Terriglobia bacterium genome and encodes:
- a CDS encoding LLM class F420-dependent oxidoreductase, producing MLKFGLSLPHVGQLASAEAIRSVAQHAETLGYDSLWVLERTLVPVHPKVPYPASPDGKLPEEYKIVFDPIESLTFAAAVTSRIRLGSSVIVLSNHEPLDLARRLATLDVLSNGRLICGFGVGWSPDEIETAGVEFKTRGRRADEFVQVLKTIWADDPVKFSGKFFNIPSSYIGPKPVQKPHPPIVFGGFVGKTFERVIDLGNGWNPAGVPLEHLKGMIGGLHAAAKAKGKRPEDFGVYYRAFSNPSADEYRTLEDIGVNHIILDLNFGGLPLEALLKRMAEIRH
- a CDS encoding sigma-70 family RNA polymerase sigma factor is translated as MPASERSDPELIRACLDGDGDAWEIIVNRYKRLIYSIPYKYGLPREDAMEIFQAVWLDCFQELRLLRDLDRLQAWLVRIAVRKCYRFRQKNQSDPAMVGLLESDSLSDDPSGGLVRRLDQEHMIRTGIEQLSPRCKQVIQALFFEDPFPTYAEIAKRLGLSSNSIGFTRDRCLERLGKLLENQGYER
- a CDS encoding nucleoside monophosphate kinase — protein: MQLSETAPKPGSDKSADLEIKDAQLIFQSAWQELEDEFGRERLRFPKEIILLGGAPGAGKGTNTAFIAKTRGIICPPIVISALLDSPEAKALKDAGNMVGDREVIGLVLRELLRKEYEHGVILDGFPRTKVQVESLKLLVDKLNELRQSFYNGPSRAHFPRPTIHIMVLFVDETESVIRQLKRGRETYDHNSEVVRSGMGALLEDRPTDHDEALARRRYQTFKEQTWDALQSLKEIFHYHFISAQGTFEEVEKNILDELQYQSTLELDPRTVDRLHGVPVASAITVHARQEMVKRLDSYEHDYSQLFAGVVSFIEKKMIPIVLRHAISGIAHINTEDPVLDDPLALAMLIDVFSERGYHAVVDIHRLDVPERFDLKTGAIECRIKKVYRIQIRFPGSEIRRG